In a single window of the Methanofollis ethanolicus genome:
- a CDS encoding DUF3427 domain-containing protein: MEVISGIYEQLINEYVNSHITLLNKEGKSAYKDTITHYDPQAILSRYLHTILLKALQTADEKSVPLENQVVLCNEIIQHIACTIKDPTLEQCKITDDAEILLAILKNDRHSAEKDIKKLRPLTSIAHSSLFTGSPYEPSLVDELRREITSSDRIDLLISFIKWSGIRLIIDELREFVKEGRLRIITTSYTGATDLKAIEVLSKLPNTTIKISYDTDRTRLHAKTYTFQRKNGFSTSYIGSSNLSNPAITSGLEWNVKVTEQDSFDILRKIDATFESYWNDPEFIEYSADGKEELRRALSKEKRADIEIIPIFDIKPYYYQKEILETLRAERSLHGNTRNLIVAATGTGKTVISAFDYKGLVSTFGKYPRLLFVVHREEILKQSLNVFRGILKDPNFGDLMVGGNEPSQLDHLFTSIQSFNSRNLPEFTSPDYYDMIIVDEFHHAAAPSYQKVLSYYTPKILLGLTATPERMDGLDILQYFNGKITAEIRLPEAINRKLLAPFHYFGVTDVVDLEDLPWKRGTYDPVELSHLFTGNRERVEQIIQAVQNYTTDIHDIIGLGFCVSIDHAEFMAESFTEAGIPSECLHTKISREDRFSVQKRLISRQIYFIFVVDLYNEGIDIPEVNTILFLRPTESLTVFLQQLGRGLRLSEGKECLTVLDFVGRHNKKYQFGDKFAALLSSGARSLYEQVSTDSYDLPKGCHIHLEKVAQQNVLENIKANLTNRSLLLEKIRSFEEETGKKLTFKDFLCHSSLRPLDIYRKGTFSSLAAEAGVYPSIYATDDLFTQNAALRLASIDSPKVIQFIRSFLVDPDLFTCDSLSETERRMLTLFYYSLYEAPLPSRDLAIHDMFSPLFEKEKIRDEICDLLDYTSEHLDFIPEDVDIGFESPLELHCRYTRDQIFAALGHYTLTEKPAKGSREGVLYLADKNVDVFLITLNKTEELYSPTTMYKDYAVNEDLFHWQSQSTTSESSGTGQRYIEHERRGSKVLLFVREFKKIGSVTQPYMFLGTARYVSHEGSRPMSILWRLDHALPSRLFVKANKMLIG, translated from the coding sequence ATGGAAGTTATTTCTGGCATCTATGAGCAACTCATCAACGAATACGTTAACTCTCACATTACATTGCTCAATAAAGAGGGGAAATCTGCATACAAAGATACAATTACTCACTATGACCCTCAGGCAATTCTCTCTCGATATCTTCATACAATTCTCTTGAAAGCCCTTCAGACCGCAGATGAAAAGTCCGTTCCCCTTGAAAACCAAGTTGTGTTGTGCAATGAGATCATACAGCACATCGCCTGCACAATAAAAGACCCTACTCTCGAACAGTGCAAAATTACAGACGACGCAGAGATCCTTCTTGCGATCCTGAAAAATGACCGCCATAGTGCAGAAAAAGATATCAAAAAACTTCGTCCTCTAACGTCCATTGCACATAGTAGTTTATTCACAGGCTCTCCCTATGAACCGAGTCTCGTGGACGAATTGAGAAGAGAAATCACGTCCTCAGATCGGATCGATCTTCTTATCTCTTTTATTAAATGGAGTGGGATACGCCTTATCATCGACGAATTAAGGGAGTTTGTGAAAGAAGGACGATTACGAATAATAACCACATCATACACCGGTGCAACCGATCTCAAAGCAATCGAAGTCCTCTCCAAACTCCCCAATACGACGATTAAAATATCGTATGATACCGACAGGACACGATTACACGCAAAAACCTATACATTCCAGAGAAAAAATGGTTTTTCAACATCCTACATCGGATCCTCGAACCTTTCAAATCCTGCCATAACAAGCGGTCTGGAATGGAATGTCAAGGTAACAGAGCAGGACTCCTTTGACATCCTCAGAAAGATCGATGCAACATTTGAGTCCTACTGGAATGATCCTGAATTCATCGAATATAGTGCTGATGGGAAAGAAGAATTACGTCGTGCTCTTTCGAAAGAAAAGCGTGCTGATATCGAAATTATCCCGATTTTTGATATCAAACCCTATTACTACCAAAAAGAGATCCTCGAAACGTTGAGAGCAGAGCGATCATTACACGGCAACACCCGAAATCTGATCGTTGCTGCTACAGGAACAGGAAAAACCGTTATCTCAGCATTTGACTATAAGGGACTTGTCTCAACATTTGGAAAGTATCCTCGACTTCTTTTTGTTGTCCATAGAGAGGAGATACTCAAGCAGAGTCTCAACGTCTTCAGGGGCATTCTCAAAGATCCCAACTTCGGAGATCTCATGGTCGGCGGGAACGAACCCTCTCAATTAGACCATTTGTTTACTTCAATTCAGAGTTTCAATAGTAGAAACTTGCCCGAATTCACCTCTCCAGACTACTATGATATGATCATTGTCGATGAGTTTCATCATGCTGCTGCACCATCATATCAGAAGGTACTGTCATACTACACTCCAAAGATCCTGCTCGGTCTGACGGCAACCCCCGAACGCATGGATGGCCTTGACATCCTTCAATACTTTAACGGAAAAATTACCGCTGAGATCAGGTTGCCTGAAGCGATCAATCGTAAATTGCTTGCTCCCTTCCATTACTTCGGTGTTACTGATGTCGTCGACCTCGAAGATCTCCCGTGGAAACGAGGGACATATGATCCTGTGGAACTCTCTCACCTATTCACAGGAAACCGAGAACGAGTGGAACAGATCATACAAGCCGTACAAAACTACACAACCGACATTCATGATATAATTGGGCTTGGATTCTGCGTATCTATTGATCATGCTGAGTTCATGGCAGAATCTTTTACTGAGGCAGGTATCCCTTCAGAGTGTCTGCATACCAAGATCTCACGAGAGGATCGCTTCTCCGTTCAAAAAAGATTGATATCTCGTCAGATTTATTTCATCTTTGTCGTTGACCTCTATAATGAGGGTATTGATATCCCTGAGGTGAACACGATCCTCTTCTTACGTCCTACAGAGAGTCTCACCGTTTTTCTCCAACAACTTGGACGGGGACTTCGCCTCTCTGAGGGGAAAGAGTGCTTGACAGTTCTTGATTTTGTGGGGAGACACAACAAAAAATACCAGTTTGGGGATAAATTTGCCGCACTCCTCTCTTCAGGGGCGAGGTCACTATATGAGCAGGTCTCTACCGATTCCTATGATCTCCCGAAGGGGTGCCATATCCACCTTGAGAAAGTGGCTCAACAGAATGTGCTTGAGAACATAAAGGCAAATCTCACAAACAGATCCTTGCTTCTTGAGAAAATTCGATCATTTGAAGAAGAAACCGGGAAAAAATTGACCTTCAAAGATTTCTTGTGTCACTCCTCATTACGGCCCCTTGATATCTATCGCAAGGGGACTTTTTCGTCTTTGGCTGCTGAAGCAGGTGTCTATCCCTCCATCTATGCAACAGATGATCTTTTCACTCAAAACGCGGCATTGAGGTTAGCATCTATTGATTCACCAAAAGTCATTCAGTTCATCAGATCGTTCTTGGTAGACCCTGACCTCTTTACGTGTGATAGTCTCTCCGAGACGGAGAGACGTATGCTCACCCTCTTCTATTACTCTTTGTATGAGGCGCCTCTCCCGTCCAGAGATCTCGCTATTCATGATATGTTCTCTCCTCTTTTCGAGAAGGAGAAAATACGGGACGAGATCTGCGATCTTTTAGACTATACTTCTGAACATCTCGATTTTATACCCGAGGATGTGGACATCGGTTTTGAGAGTCCTCTCGAACTCCATTGCAGGTACACGCGGGACCAGATATTTGCGGCATTGGGTCACTACACCCTGACCGAGAAACCTGCGAAAGGGAGTCGGGAAGGGGTACTGTATCTTGCTGACAAGAATGTCGATGTCTTTCTTATCACCCTGAATAAGACCGAAGAACTCTACTCGCCGACAACGATGTACAAGGATTACGCGGTGAATGAAGATTTGTTCCACTGGCAGTCTCAGAGCACGACGTCTGAGTCGTCAGGAACAGGTCAGAGATATATCGAGCATGAACGTCGAGGGAGTAAGGTTCTTCTTTTTGTCCGCGAGTTCAAAAAAATTGGGAGTGTTACTCAACCGTATATGTTCCTCGGAACTGCTCGCTATGTCTCCCATGAGGGAAGTCGGCCGATGAGTATTCTCTGGAGACTGGATCATGCCCTGCCGTCACGTCTCTTTGTGAAGGCGAATAAAATGTTGATTGGATAA
- a CDS encoding PPC domain-containing DNA-binding protein has protein sequence MQYTEGRVGRVFSLRIDDGEDVLAELTRFVGEKEIACGMVQVLGALKDGRIVTGPERPVFPPVPHVERVAGGWEVVGTGTVYPGEGGPALHLHVAAGRGEATRAGCLRERAAVYLVVEAVVVEFVGMAAERAPDARTGVHLPVFGGG, from the coding sequence ATGCAGTACACCGAAGGCAGGGTGGGCCGGGTCTTCTCCCTGCGGATCGACGACGGCGAGGACGTCCTCGCGGAACTCACCCGCTTTGTCGGGGAGAAAGAGATCGCCTGCGGCATGGTCCAGGTGCTCGGGGCGTTGAAAGACGGCAGGATCGTGACGGGGCCGGAGAGGCCGGTCTTCCCGCCGGTCCCCCACGTGGAGAGGGTCGCCGGCGGCTGGGAGGTCGTCGGCACGGGCACGGTCTACCCCGGCGAGGGGGGTCCGGCCCTCCACCTCCATGTCGCGGCCGGGAGGGGCGAGGCGACGCGGGCGGGGTGTCTCCGGGAGCGTGCGGCGGTCTACCTCGTCGTGGAGGCGGTGGTCGTCGAGTTCGTCGGGATGGCGGCAGAGAGGGCGCCCGACGCCCGGACGGGCGTGCACCTCCCGGTCTTCGGGGGAGGGTGA
- a CDS encoding DUF4956 domain-containing protein codes for MLSESDVLYIAGSLVNLLFAYVIVRYIYYPRNGEHTYIFTFLAFNTVIYFIMGLFTSVEISIGAGFGLFALFSVLRYRTETVPIREMTYLFLMVALPVLNSILLRTGAYGQLLLSDVVIILIIWALERGRGFRPELGRKKIVYEKIELVRADRRDELIADLRKRTGLNIVRCEVETINFLRDTADISVYYTPCPRVKE; via the coding sequence ATGCTGAGCGAAAGCGACGTGCTGTATATCGCCGGGTCTCTGGTCAACCTGCTCTTCGCCTACGTCATCGTCAGGTACATCTATTACCCGAGAAACGGCGAGCACACCTACATCTTCACGTTCCTGGCCTTCAACACCGTGATCTATTTCATCATGGGGCTGTTCACGAGCGTGGAGATCTCGATCGGGGCGGGTTTCGGTCTCTTCGCCCTTTTCTCGGTGCTGCGCTACCGGACGGAGACGGTGCCGATACGCGAGATGACCTACCTGTTCCTGATGGTGGCCCTGCCGGTCCTGAACTCGATCCTGCTCAGGACGGGTGCATACGGGCAGTTGCTCCTCTCGGACGTCGTGATCATCCTCATCATCTGGGCCCTGGAGAGGGGCCGGGGGTTCCGTCCCGAACTCGGCAGGAAAAAGATCGTCTATGAAAAGATCGAACTGGTGCGGGCCGACCGCCGGGACGAGTTGATCGCGGACCTCAGAAAGCGGACAGGGCTGAACATTGTCAGGTGCGAGGTCGAGACGATCAATTTTCTCCGCGATACGGCTGATATCAGCGTGTATTACACGCCGTGTCCGCGGGTCAAGGAGTGA
- a CDS encoding polyphosphate polymerase domain-containing protein has product MMQSHDDSARGLAARLEGFDPITLDELKDSEAQLLARTETKFLMTVEQCAAVLADLRASHRVLTVEGSGMGRYETQYYDTDAFLTYLQHHNGKANRYKLRFRRYLSSGMTFLEVKKKKNTGRTVKKRLETDGLPDLSGPDPSAFLNDVLPSDAGAFHLVLATAYDRVTLVSRDFGERITFDLNLSFGNAKETRSYPYVVVGEIKHDRALHGSPARDAFRRAGVRASAFSKYCIGVALLYPALKHNRFKENLLFLERLSAEGEAVC; this is encoded by the coding sequence ATGATGCAGTCCCATGATGATAGTGCTCGCGGCCTCGCCGCAAGACTGGAGGGGTTTGACCCGATCACGCTCGACGAACTCAAAGACTCGGAGGCGCAACTCCTCGCCAGGACCGAGACAAAATTCCTGATGACGGTCGAGCAGTGCGCGGCGGTCCTCGCCGATCTCAGGGCGTCGCACCGGGTGCTGACGGTCGAGGGGTCGGGGATGGGGAGGTACGAGACGCAGTACTATGACACCGACGCCTTCCTGACCTATCTCCAGCACCACAACGGCAAGGCCAACCGCTACAAACTGCGGTTCAGGCGCTACCTTTCGTCGGGCATGACGTTCCTGGAGGTCAAGAAAAAGAAGAACACCGGGAGGACGGTCAAGAAGCGTCTGGAAACGGACGGTCTGCCCGACCTCTCCGGACCCGACCCGAGTGCGTTCCTGAACGATGTGCTGCCCTCCGACGCCGGGGCATTCCATCTCGTTCTGGCGACGGCGTATGACCGGGTCACCCTGGTCTCCAGGGACTTCGGGGAGCGGATCACCTTCGACCTGAACCTCTCGTTCGGCAATGCGAAGGAGACCCGGTCGTACCCGTATGTCGTTGTGGGAGAGATCAAGCACGACCGGGCCCTGCACGGGTCGCCGGCGAGGGACGCCTTCAGGAGGGCGGGGGTCCGCGCATCGGCCTTCTCGAAGTACTGCATCGGGGTGGCGCTCCTCTATCCCGCACTGAAGCACAACAGGTTCAAAGAGAACCTGCTCTTCCTGGAGAGACTCTCGGCGGAGGGGGAGGCCGTATGCTGA
- a CDS encoding CotH kinase family protein, with protein sequence MTGRTNHFFTLALCVLACGCCLLTCGCVSAGSADDAASGRSADWTEETHGDDVEPNYSVVFPEDTVNTITLEISPENWQTMLDDMTDQCGTLGGKTNRGAGGGDFDFDPVWVGADLTFDGLEWTDVGVRFKGQSTLLRTWQDGSYKLSFKLDFDHFEDENTAIKNQRFYGFDELNLKNGYNDDSLLRDRVVPEIFDDAGVVAPATAFYRVYVDYGEGPVYVGLYTLIESVEDTLIETQFGDDSGNVYKPEGTGATFAGGTFDTTCFEKKTNEKEENWSDVEELYAVLNAETRTTDPGAWREELESVFDVDTFVRWLAVSTVIQNWDIYGNQCKNVYLYTDPADGTITWIPWDNNEALPTGTTAMNGTPRGQGGFNGGAPAVNGTQMGPGGMQPFDGGGMGRALSLGLTEVGDDWPLIRYLMDDPVYYDMYLDALDETVSTAFEPSKMAETYQTYHDLIAPYVVGADGEEEGYTNLRDRAAFDTSVEALIEQAYSRHDAVMAFLSTEQGSNTTGVS encoded by the coding sequence ATGACAGGCAGGACAAACCATTTTTTTACGCTGGCACTCTGCGTGCTGGCCTGCGGGTGCTGTCTCCTGACCTGCGGATGCGTCTCCGCGGGGAGTGCCGACGATGCCGCTTCGGGCAGGTCCGCGGACTGGACCGAAGAAACACATGGAGACGATGTCGAACCGAACTATTCGGTCGTATTCCCGGAGGATACGGTGAACACGATCACCCTGGAGATCTCGCCGGAAAACTGGCAGACGATGCTCGACGACATGACCGATCAGTGCGGGACACTCGGCGGGAAAACGAACAGGGGAGCGGGAGGCGGCGATTTCGACTTCGATCCCGTCTGGGTCGGCGCAGACCTCACCTTCGACGGCTTGGAGTGGACGGATGTCGGGGTCAGGTTCAAAGGGCAGTCCACACTCCTGCGGACGTGGCAGGACGGGTCCTACAAGCTCTCGTTCAAACTCGACTTCGACCACTTCGAGGACGAAAACACGGCGATCAAGAACCAGCGGTTCTACGGGTTCGACGAACTGAACCTGAAAAACGGCTACAACGACGACTCGCTCCTGCGGGACAGGGTCGTCCCGGAGATCTTCGACGACGCCGGGGTCGTCGCTCCTGCAACGGCGTTCTACCGGGTCTACGTCGACTACGGCGAGGGGCCGGTGTACGTCGGCCTGTACACGCTGATCGAGAGCGTCGAGGACACCCTGATCGAGACGCAATTCGGCGACGATTCCGGGAACGTGTACAAGCCTGAAGGGACTGGGGCGACATTCGCCGGGGGAACCTTCGATACAACGTGCTTCGAGAAGAAGACGAACGAGAAAGAGGAGAACTGGAGCGATGTGGAAGAACTGTATGCCGTCCTCAACGCGGAGACCCGGACGACGGACCCCGGAGCGTGGAGAGAAGAACTCGAAAGCGTCTTCGATGTCGATACGTTCGTCCGCTGGCTCGCGGTGAGCACTGTCATCCAGAACTGGGACATCTACGGGAACCAGTGCAAAAATGTCTACCTCTACACCGACCCGGCCGACGGCACGATCACCTGGATACCGTGGGACAACAACGAGGCCCTCCCCACCGGAACGACGGCAATGAACGGGACGCCGAGGGGTCAGGGAGGCTTCAACGGCGGAGCGCCGGCGGTCAACGGGACACAGATGGGGCCGGGCGGGATGCAGCCCTTCGACGGCGGCGGCATGGGACGGGCGCTCTCCCTCGGGCTGACCGAGGTCGGCGACGACTGGCCGCTCATCAGGTACCTGATGGATGACCCGGTCTACTACGATATGTACCTGGACGCCCTCGACGAAACGGTCTCGACTGCCTTCGAACCGTCGAAGATGGCAGAGACCTACCAGACGTACCACGACCTGATCGCGCCGTACGTCGTCGGAGCGGACGGCGAGGAAGAAGGATATACCAATCTCAGGGACCGGGCGGCTTTCGACACGTCGGTGGAAGCGCTCATCGAGCAGGCGTACAGCCGGCACGACGCCGTCATGGCGTTTCTCTCGACAGAACAGGGATCAAACACGACGGGGGTGTCCTGA
- a CDS encoding TOBE domain-containing protein → MEVSSRNQLKGTIKMLKKGPVNTEVTVAIAGGAEIVSVITTYSAEKMNLREGSEVYALIKASEVTIGKD, encoded by the coding sequence ATGGAAGTCAGTTCGAGAAACCAGTTGAAAGGCACCATCAAGATGCTCAAGAAAGGGCCTGTGAACACGGAGGTGACCGTCGCCATCGCCGGAGGGGCGGAGATCGTCTCGGTCATCACGACCTACTCGGCCGAGAAGATGAACCTGAGGGAAGGGTCCGAGGTCTATGCCCTGATCAAGGCCTCCGAGGTCACGATCGGGAAGGACTGA
- a CDS encoding TrmB family transcriptional regulator, translating into MIDDSLRLQLKGIGMSEYEAKVYVVLSALRVASARELHEQTKIPRGRIYETLTSLAQKGFVVSSGRSPVRYSPVDGIETFERLKRESVTSLEEVYRRLKAMETETPEPVMQGYKLCTEWTRDNQIRMMLRRAKSEIVLLCNDEEFLARYGCDSARAAKRVCVYLVVGRKELAGFAPIKSYAGGNDIETSLFHHEEGEYTGPSMKMFLMADSRGSLSVMEENGRVTGIFIYPDMYAGYLSRKIVQEIQPVNRVHTGA; encoded by the coding sequence ATGATTGACGATTCGTTACGTCTGCAACTGAAAGGGATCGGGATGAGTGAATACGAGGCGAAGGTGTATGTGGTCCTGTCGGCGTTGCGGGTGGCGAGCGCTCGTGAACTTCACGAACAGACGAAGATCCCCCGCGGCAGGATCTATGAAACGCTTACTTCTCTGGCCCAGAAAGGGTTTGTCGTTTCTTCCGGCAGGTCGCCGGTCCGCTACTCGCCCGTCGATGGTATCGAGACGTTCGAACGGTTGAAACGGGAGTCCGTGACGTCGCTCGAGGAAGTGTACCGGCGCCTGAAGGCCATGGAGACCGAAACGCCGGAACCGGTTATGCAGGGCTATAAACTCTGTACAGAATGGACCCGGGACAACCAGATCCGGATGATGCTGCGCCGGGCGAAATCGGAGATCGTCCTGCTCTGCAATGACGAAGAATTTCTCGCCAGATACGGGTGCGACAGTGCACGCGCGGCAAAACGGGTTTGTGTGTACCTTGTTGTCGGAAGGAAAGAACTCGCCGGGTTTGCGCCGATAAAATCCTATGCGGGGGGGAACGATATCGAGACGTCCCTCTTTCATCATGAAGAGGGAGAATACACCGGGCCCTCGATGAAAATGTTCCTGATGGCCGACAGCCGGGGGTCTCTCTCGGTCATGGAGGAAAACGGGAGGGTGACGGGGATCTTCATATACCCGGATATGTACGCCGGGTATCTGTCGCGAAAGATCGTGCAGGAGATCCAGCCGGTCAACAGGGTGCATACGGGGGCGTGA
- a CDS encoding MFS transporter, protein MLAAMLILMGGAAIAPALPLISEAFPDASDAAVALIVTLPALAIALTGVFIGALSDRIGKIPVLVASVAIFTIAGSSGFYLTSLYAILVGRFILGIGIAGITCTTSSLIVCYYEGATRTRVLGYQAAAMGIGVLILEVSGGLLAGISWRAAFLIYLVGVVILAGVLLTMKEPVLPSIGRNTVASDEKFPVAPLLAGYSTLFLGSMLFFLMPIKFPYFIAGMDAARVLGENTALTSGVFLGIMGCAASFMGLFYGRLAWRFHRYTILALTFLLFGIGYCSLGLATSLAAVAFAVICIGFGNGILMPTILTWIAAVTPRQFLGRASGGFSVALNIGQFASTLAIASVTAIAVTYGNLFLMFGCVAFVLALPYLLAMIRAKHALPQAVKSGKVAND, encoded by the coding sequence ATGCTCGCAGCCATGCTGATACTCATGGGCGGGGCGGCCATTGCGCCAGCGCTGCCTCTCATCAGCGAGGCGTTTCCCGATGCGTCGGACGCCGCCGTCGCCCTGATCGTCACGCTCCCCGCGCTTGCAATCGCCCTCACCGGCGTTTTCATCGGCGCTCTCTCGGATAGAATCGGCAAAATCCCGGTCCTTGTCGCTTCCGTTGCGATCTTCACCATTGCGGGGAGTTCGGGATTTTATCTCACCTCCCTGTACGCGATACTGGTCGGCAGATTCATTCTCGGGATCGGCATCGCCGGTATCACCTGCACGACATCCTCTCTGATCGTCTGCTATTACGAGGGAGCGACCCGCACCAGAGTTCTCGGCTATCAGGCGGCCGCAATGGGTATCGGGGTCTTGATCCTTGAAGTGAGCGGGGGATTACTCGCCGGTATTTCCTGGCGTGCGGCTTTCCTGATCTACCTGGTCGGCGTTGTCATTCTCGCAGGCGTTCTTCTCACGATGAAAGAACCCGTTCTTCCGAGCATTGGAAGGAACACGGTGGCGTCCGATGAAAAGTTCCCGGTCGCGCCCCTTCTCGCAGGATATAGTACTCTGTTTCTCGGGAGTATGCTCTTCTTCCTGATGCCGATAAAGTTCCCGTACTTCATTGCAGGTATGGATGCAGCACGAGTCCTGGGCGAGAACACCGCGCTTACCAGCGGGGTGTTTCTGGGGATCATGGGCTGTGCCGCATCTTTCATGGGTCTCTTTTATGGGAGACTTGCCTGGAGATTCCACCGGTACACGATCCTCGCGCTTACGTTTCTCCTCTTTGGCATCGGGTACTGCAGTCTCGGCCTGGCCACGTCGCTTGCCGCCGTCGCGTTCGCGGTGATCTGTATCGGTTTTGGCAACGGTATTCTGATGCCGACGATCCTGACCTGGATCGCCGCGGTCACGCCGAGACAGTTTCTCGGCAGGGCAAGCGGCGGGTTCTCGGTGGCCCTGAACATCGGCCAGTTCGCTTCCACTCTCGCCATAGCGTCGGTCACCGCCATTGCCGTGACATACGGCAATCTCTTCCTCATGTTCGGATGCGTGGCGTTCGTGCTCGCCCTGCCGTATCTTCTCGCGATGATCCGGGCGAAGCACGCTCTTCCGCAGGCGGTCAAGAGCGGGAAAGTCGCAAACGATTGA
- a CDS encoding phosphoribosyltransferase yields MIPATFRCEMVGWERAARLSRLLAEKIKASGYRPDVVVAIGRGGYVPARIVCDSLLIGAMTGITIKHWGPGAEKKEEAVIRYPLAADVAGLAVLIVDDVTDTGETLSLATGYVEGFSPREVRTAVLHHKRTSAVLPDYYAGYVGDWRWVTYPWAAHEDLVGFAGKVLPERPATLAEVAAALEERYDIRAGAEELVAALADLVALGEAVQEGPLYRRASP; encoded by the coding sequence ATGATCCCCGCGACCTTCCGCTGCGAAATGGTCGGGTGGGAGAGGGCCGCCCGCCTCTCCCGCCTCCTCGCCGAAAAGATCAAAGCCTCGGGTTACCGCCCGGACGTGGTGGTCGCCATCGGCCGGGGCGGGTACGTCCCGGCCCGCATCGTCTGCGACTCCCTCCTCATCGGCGCCATGACAGGCATCACGATCAAGCACTGGGGGCCCGGCGCCGAAAAAAAGGAGGAGGCAGTGATCCGCTACCCCCTCGCCGCCGACGTCGCGGGCCTCGCCGTCCTGATCGTCGACGACGTCACCGACACCGGGGAGACCCTCAGCCTCGCGACCGGATACGTGGAAGGATTTTCGCCCCGCGAGGTCAGGACCGCCGTCCTCCACCACAAACGCACCTCCGCCGTCCTGCCCGACTACTACGCGGGGTACGTCGGCGACTGGCGGTGGGTGACCTATCCCTGGGCGGCGCACGAGGACCTGGTCGGCTTCGCCGGGAAGGTCCTGCCCGAAAGGCCTGCCACGCTTGCGGAGGTCGCCGCCGCACTGGAGGAGCGCTACGATATCCGGGCCGGTGCAGAAGAACTCGTCGCCGCCCTCGCCGACCTGGTCGCCCTCGGCGAGGCCGTGCAGGAGGGCCCCCTGTATCGGCGGGCGTCTCCCTGA